The sequence ATGGGGCTTGCGCCGATTTTGGCGCCGCTTGCCGGGGGACAGCTGCTCCTCTTCACCGGCTGGAGGGGGATCTTCGTCTTCTTGAGCATCTTCGGCCTTGCCTCCCTTGTGGCGGCGGCCGTGGCCCTTCCCGAGTCGCTCCCCCCGGAGCGGCGCGTAAAAAGAAGCACAGCCGACATGGTGGCCGTCTACGGCCACCTGCTGAAAAACCGCCGCTACCTGCGCTACGCGATCGGGCTTGGCTGCGTGGCCGGGGTCAACTTCTCCTACATCTCCGGCGCCCCCTTCGTCTTCATCGAGCTGCACGGCCTTTCCCCGCAGTTCTTCGGCGTCTTCTTCGGCGTCAACGCCTGCGGCCTGATCGGCGCCTCGCAGATGAACCGCCGCCTGCTGCGCCGCTACGCCCCGAGACGCATAGCACTCTTCGCCTTTCTGACCGCCGGGGTGTCCGGCACCCTCCTCATCGCTGCGGCCGCGACCGGCTTCGGCGGGTTCCCGCTGCAGATGCTGTTCATCTTCGTCTGCCTCTGCATGACCGGCCTTCTTTACCCGAACATAACGGCGCTCGCGCTGGCCCCCTTCGACAAGGCAGCCGGGAGCGCTTCGGCCCTCCTTGGAACCATCCAGTACCTCCTGGGCGCCTCCGGCGGGGCGCTCGTCGGGGCGATCCACGACGGGACCGCGGTCCCCATGACTGCTACGATGGCGCTTTGCGGCGTGCTGGGACTGGTCGCGGTGATGACCGCCGGTGGGGAGTCGGAGCGCCCGCACGCCTAGATCATGCCGCTGCCTTGCCGAGCCATCTCCCTGAATTGCGGTGGCAGCGGCAGTATTTCCCGTTGCGCAAAACCGATGCTCCGTCTCTCCCGCCAGACATTAATTGCCGCTTACTGGCAATGCATTCCGTATACGATTAATAATAAGTAAATAATGTTGTCTCAGGATAGGCGGGTGATACTCTTTGTTGGCTTACATCTAACAAGGAGGTGCTTCATGGAACAAGTGTATCGGTCGCTCAAGAGTATCGTTGTACTTGCGGTGTTGTGCTCCCTGCTGGCAGCCTGTGGCGGTGGCGGATCCTCCTCCTCTTCGACCACGGTGAACGGCGTCGCCTCGAAAGGGCCGATCAAGGACGGTGTTGTTGAGGTGTACGCCGTCAACGCCGACGGGACCCGCGGAAAGCTTCTCGGCACAGGTACGACCGGTTCCGACGGCACGTACAAGGTGCAGAACCTCTCCTACAAGGGAAACCTCATCGTGATCGTGACCGGCGGCACCTACTTCGACGAGGCGACAGGGATGGCAGGCGTCCCCAACACCGTGCTGAAGGCGGCGCTTTCCGGTGCAACCGGCTCAGTAAACGTGGCGATAACCCCGCTTACCGATGTCGCCTTCAAGCAGATGAGTTCCGCTGCGGGAGGCTTCACCAAGGCGAACATAGACCACAGTAACGCCGTGGTGAGCACCGCGTTCGGCGTGAACATCATCGGCACCCAACCGGTCGACGTCACCGACGCGACCAAGGTGGCCTCGGCTTCGAGCCAGACGGCCGTGGACTACGGCGTGGCTCTCGCCGCCATCTCCCAGATGGTTAAAAACGGCGACGCGAGCGACGTGAAAGACGCCATCGCCATGATCCAGGCGGACCTCTCCGCCGAAACCCCGAAGCTCTCGTCGACCGGCGGCGCCCTCACCCAGGCGATCGTCGCATTGACCAGCGGCCCCGACCCGATGCTCGCCCCGACCATCACCACCGAAACAACCTCCATGTACGACACCATCCAGCATTTCACCGACAGCGAGGTGAATCCCCCCGCGAACCCGGACGGCGTGGCGCAGGCGAAGGCCATGGTAAGCGACCTGCGCAACACGGTGCTCACCGTGGTCGACTACCACACAGGCGACGTGGGTAACACGCTGAAAACCCCGTTCGACACCACCGCCGCCGAGCTGCAGACCACGGTCGGCCCCGAGCTCTCAAGCGTAGGCGACCTTGTGGGCTGGGTGGTCACCTCGATCGGCAGCACCACGGGCATCACCCCGGGAACGACCTATAATTTCACAGATCCGGAGAAGCATCCCGGGCAGACGCTCACCATCGTTACCGGCAGCACCGGCACCACGGCGACGGTCAGCATCGTCACCGACGCGAGCGTGACCCTGCTCTCCGGCACCATCTCGGTCAACGACGTCAACCTGCCGACGAGCGGGAGCGTCAACTTTACTACCTTGAAGACGGCAAGCGGCGGCAACGCCACCATGACCGCCTCTTACAGCGCAGCCGTTTCCGACACGACCATGGCCATTACCTTCAGGGGGAAACTCACCTCGCCCTCGGCATCATTTGATTTCGATGACAGCGCGAGCAACAGAAAGCTGACCTTCACCCTCACCCAGAACCCGACCATGCCGGACAGCGTCATGCTCACCAAGGCCTACTTCAGCGGTGTTGCGACAAGCTCCACGGCCCGTGTCACCGGCAGCATCAATATCCCGACGCTCGTGTGGAACTCCAACATAAGCCCCAACGAGGGGAACGCCACCATACCGACCCAGGCCACCTTCAGCGGTAAGATCGAGGCGCTGAACCAGGGCGCCGTCACCATGACGCTGCAGGGAACCCTGACCGGGACCTTCTCCAACGCGGGCAGCTACAACCCGACCATCGCGGACGGCCCGGGCAATTTCCCGCAGTGGAGCGGCACCTTCAACGGCTCCCTGGTGGCCGGCAACGGCGTCAATATCTCGGCCATGCTGAAGGCAAGCATGTCGACTTACCAGGTGATCACCTTCGAGGTGAAGTACACGAGAACGTTGGCCAACGACACGACCATCTGGCTGGACTGCAACGGAACCTACAACGTCTTTACGGAGGTGACTTCGGGGACCATCACGAACCAGGCGGGCCTTCATGGCACCTTCGTTAACGACAAAAGCAAGCCGACCGACAGCAGGTTTAGCGGGACCATCGAGACAGGCGGCGGTGCCGAGGTCGCCACTTTCTCGAGCCCGGTCGGCGTCCCGAGGGTGACCTACGACGACAGCTACTTCGAAACGCTGATCTAGCCTTTCAAGCAGCACCTCCTGAAGGAAACCCCGATGAACCATGCATTGCAGGGAGGCCGCAAGGCCTCCCTTTTCCTGCCCCTTTTGAGAGCTGCCGCACTCCTTTGCATCTCCATCATCTTTGCGGCGTCGCCGGCCCGGGGCGCCGTGCCGATGAGCGGCTTCAATCCCGCCCTGCTTGCCGGGCATAAGGATGGAGCCTTTCTGGAAGCTTCGGCCTTCGCCGCGGACACGGTGCTACCGGTCATGAGCATCATCGA is a genomic window of Geomonas ferrireducens containing:
- a CDS encoding multidrug effflux MFS transporter, whose protein sequence is MNQVSKPAPLHPSQMSRRQMAVFVLILGALTAFSAMSIDMYLPAFPQMARDLHVPLSTVQLSVSAFLFGSALGQLFYGPLADRWGRRTPLLLGLSLYVASTIGCALIHSGTALLLWRVMMALGGGAGMVISRAVVRDLYDTAEAARMFSLLMLVMGLAPILAPLAGGQLLLFTGWRGIFVFLSIFGLASLVAAAVALPESLPPERRVKRSTADMVAVYGHLLKNRRYLRYAIGLGCVAGVNFSYISGAPFVFIELHGLSPQFFGVFFGVNACGLIGASQMNRRLLRRYAPRRIALFAFLTAGVSGTLLIAAAATGFGGFPLQMLFIFVCLCMTGLLYPNITALALAPFDKAAGSASALLGTIQYLLGASGGALVGAIHDGTAVPMTATMALCGVLGLVAVMTAGGESERPHA